From a single Amphiprion ocellaris isolate individual 3 ecotype Okinawa chromosome 18, ASM2253959v1, whole genome shotgun sequence genomic region:
- the sox8a gene encoding transcription factor Sox-8 — MTEESKTLTEHLCSPAGSEGSMSQHGSDSECPTSPAGSEAQEAAHPSGITHKTKSCPEDERFPACIRDAVCQVLKGYDWSLVPMPSQGERGLKSKPHVKRPMNAFMVWAQAARRKLADQYPHLHNAELSKTLGKLWRLLSETEKRPFIEEAERLRLQHKKDYPDYKYQPRRRKNTKPGQGDCRAGLVQQQQQQQGLYKMEPGLARLAGTGDVHHHYHPDRTGQSHGPPTPPTTPKTDLHVGTKHEGRRPVDISSATPLSRQNIDFSNVDISELSTDVIGTIDGFDVHEFDQYLPPNSHSTTVLTPPDNSSPSGSFIPPSIHCHSHSVPNWTPKTSGGTPTGMPPSSSRDTHHGLHEEGSQKPQIKTEQMSPGHYSSSSSSTPPPPPHPPEYTTLNSGACPPSTSSSSSSTNPSDYTDLQSSSFYSAFSGYSASLYQYPYFHSSRRPYATPLINSLALAPPPHSPPSGWEQPIYTTLTRP; from the exons ATGACCGAGGAGAGCAAGACACTGACTGAGCACCTATGCAGTCCAGCGGGCAGCGAGGGCTCCATGTCCCAGCATGGGTCGGATTCAGAGTGTCCGACCTCTCCAGCAGGGTCAGAAGCGCAGGAGGCAGCGCACCCGTCGGGTATTACGCACAAAACGAAGAGCTGCCCGGAGGACGAGCGGTTCCCCGCCTGTATCCGGGATGCGGTGTGTCAGGTGCTGAAAGGTTACGACTGGTCTCTGGTGCCGATGCCCAGCCAGGGGGAGAGAGGACTGAAGAGCAAACCTCATGTGAAACGGCCGATGAACGCGTTCATGGTTTGGGCGCAGGCAGCGCGGAGGAAGCTGGCGGACCAGTATCCTCATCTGCACAACGCTGAGCTCAGTAAGACGCTGGGAAAACTGTGGCG ACTTCTCTCTGAAACAGAAAAGCGTCCTTTCATTGAGGAGGCTGAGAGGCTGAGGCTGCAGCACAAGAAAGACTATCCAGACTACAAGTACCAGCCTCGGAGACGCAAGAACACCAAACCGGGTCAAGGGGACTGCAGAGCCGGACtggtccagcagcagcaacagcagcagggcTTGTATAAAATGGAACCAGGACTGGCCAGGCTGGCTGGTACAGGGGACGTGCACCACCATTATCATCCAGACAGGACAG GTCAGTCTCATGGACCTCCAACACCTCCTACCACACCTAAAACCGACCTGCACGTGGGGACCAAGCATGAGGGCCGCCGTCCTGTGGACATCAGCTCAGCTACTCCACTCAGCCGTCAGAACATCGACTTTAGTAACGTAGACATCTCAGAGCTCAGCACTGATGTCATCGGCACCATCGACGGCTTCGACGTCCACGAATTCGATCAGTACCTGCCTCCAAACAGCCACAGCACCACTGTCCTAACCCCACCGGACAACAGCAGTCCCTCTGGATCCTTCATCCCACCCAGCATCCACTGTCACTCTCACAGCGTCCCCAACTGGACACCCAAAACATCTGGTGGGACTCCAACTGGAATGCCGCCATCCTCCAGTCGAGACACCCACCACGGGCTGCACGAGGAAGGCAGCCAGAAGCCTCAGATTAAGACTGAGCAGATGAGCCCAGGTCActacagctcctcctcctcctccactcctccCCCACCACCACATCCACCTGAGTACACCACCCTGAACTCAGGAGCCTgccctccctccacctcctcctcttcgtcctctACCAATCCATCAGACTACACTGACCTTCAGAGCTCCAGCTTCTACAGCGCTTTCTCTGGTTACTCTGCCAGTCTGTATCAATACCCGTACTTCCACTCCTCCCGCAGGCCTTACGCCACGCCACTTATCAACAGCCTGGCCTTGGCACCACCTCCGCATAGTCCTCCCTCTGGCTGGGAGCAGCCTATCTACACCACACTCACCAGGCCTTGA